One genomic segment of Clostridium saccharoperbutylacetonicum N1-4(HMT) includes these proteins:
- a CDS encoding NTP transferase domain-containing protein: MEFEYIIVQAGGKGTRMEYLTSNKPKALVPIKNLPMIFHLFKKYPDKKFIIIGDYKIDVLKSYLEVFAEVKYLVVDARGKQGTCAGINDALELIPNKEAFMLIWSDLVLSDDFTISITESNCIGLSKDFTCRWRYENGEFEEVPSENTGVAGLFIFKEKSIISDVPTSGEFVRWLKNKKIKFNIVSLNRTKEFGLLKEHEKIESDRCRPFNKLIIKEETIIKEGIDEQGQKLAVREKKWYKEVKKLGFNKIPEIYSFEPLEMEKIDGKNVFEYDFTYDQKKEILKNIIGNLKELHELGQATVDYFSIKEAYITKTFDRLNKIRDLVPYADKEVITINGRQCRNIFYSKEKLEKMFSNYSIEEFKLLHGDCTFSNIVLKEGIDPKLIDPRGYFGFVELYGDVAYDWAKLYYSIVGNYDQFNLKRFRININEDNINLEIDSNGWEDTEDYFFELIGENVRKEDIKLIHAIIWLSLTTYAWEDYDSICGAFYNGLYYLEEILK; this comes from the coding sequence GTGGAATTTGAATATATTATTGTACAAGCAGGTGGAAAAGGAACAAGAATGGAGTACTTAACCAGTAATAAGCCTAAGGCTTTAGTTCCTATTAAAAATCTTCCAATGATATTTCATCTATTTAAAAAATATCCAGATAAGAAATTTATAATAATAGGTGATTATAAAATAGATGTACTAAAGAGCTATTTAGAAGTATTTGCAGAGGTGAAATACTTGGTTGTAGACGCAAGAGGAAAGCAAGGTACCTGTGCTGGAATTAATGATGCACTTGAATTGATTCCAAATAAAGAAGCATTTATGCTTATATGGTCTGACTTAGTGTTATCAGATGATTTTACTATTAGTATTACTGAGTCAAATTGTATTGGATTATCAAAAGATTTCACGTGCAGATGGAGATATGAAAATGGTGAATTTGAAGAAGTACCATCTGAAAATACAGGTGTTGCAGGTTTGTTTATATTTAAAGAAAAATCAATAATTTCAGATGTGCCAACTTCAGGAGAATTTGTAAGGTGGTTGAAAAACAAAAAAATTAAATTTAATATTGTTTCTTTAAATAGGACTAAAGAGTTTGGATTATTAAAAGAACATGAAAAGATTGAAAGTGATAGATGTAGACCTTTCAATAAATTGATCATTAAGGAAGAGACAATTATAAAAGAAGGAATTGATGAGCAAGGACAGAAATTAGCTGTAAGAGAAAAAAAATGGTATAAAGAAGTTAAAAAATTAGGTTTCAATAAAATTCCGGAAATTTATTCATTTGAACCATTAGAAATGGAGAAAATAGACGGAAAGAATGTATTTGAATATGATTTTACATACGATCAGAAAAAGGAAATATTAAAAAATATAATAGGTAATCTAAAAGAGCTACATGAACTTGGCCAAGCTACTGTAGATTATTTTAGTATTAAAGAAGCTTATATAACTAAGACATTTGACAGATTGAATAAAATAAGAGATTTAGTGCCTTATGCAGATAAAGAGGTAATAACTATAAATGGTCGACAATGTCGAAACATATTTTATAGTAAAGAAAAACTAGAAAAGATGTTCTCTAATTATTCGATTGAAGAATTTAAATTATTGCACGGAGATTGTACTTTTTCTAATATAGTTTTGAAAGAAGGTATTGATCCTAAATTGATTGATCCAAGAGGATATTTTGGATTTGTTGAATTATATGGAGATGTGGCCTATGATTGGGCTAAATTATATTATTCAATAGTAGGAAACTATGACCAATTTAATTTAAAAAGGTTTAGAATAAATATTAATGAAGATAATATTAATCTGGAAATAGATTCTAATGGATGGGAAGATACGGAAGATTACTTTTTTGAATTAATTGGAGAAAACGTAAGAAAAGAAGATATTAAACTTATACATGCAATAATATGGCTATCTCTTACAACATATGCATGGGAAGATTATGATTCAATATGTGGGGCATTTTATAATGGACTTTATTATTTGGAGGAAATTCTAAAGTGA
- a CDS encoding nucleoside-diphosphate sugar epimerase/dehydratase, whose amino-acid sequence MKKVIIFGTGATSKIVNSGLKEDVDIVCYCDNDKSKWGKIFDEKEVICPENIKEINFDYIIIASQFNDEIYNQLIEIGINQVKVLQFFKYIDSFWSYVEFDLLQLYNNRENVEGIITGISYAEKGINEKVLIKNFNKLTRHSQDLYYDYNLVNYAIDKYKEEMKNLKYVIISLSYYSFEYDMSLSAMKGKVQAYYKAIGKEHHLLDIDRYLSETENNEYIVKEVFHLDIYGYPKVKWNITSSDKKIDLVNEEYGKRQALLDCNKNYYETVKENTEILQKYLQLLKDNNIKPIIVVCPVSKYYSKYFLQSMKEEFYSIINKVKEQYSFQFLDYFNNKLFEDSDFYDVSHLNEIGAEKFTRILNKDIIWDTDSV is encoded by the coding sequence GTGAAGAAAGTAATTATTTTTGGAACAGGAGCTACATCAAAAATAGTAAATAGTGGATTGAAAGAAGATGTTGATATAGTATGTTATTGTGATAATGATAAGAGTAAATGGGGGAAAATATTCGATGAAAAAGAAGTTATTTGTCCAGAAAATATTAAAGAAATAAATTTTGACTATATTATAATAGCAAGTCAATTCAATGATGAAATATATAATCAACTAATTGAGATTGGGATAAACCAGGTGAAAGTACTTCAGTTTTTTAAGTATATTGACTCATTTTGGAGTTATGTAGAATTTGACCTTTTACAGCTATATAACAACAGGGAAAATGTTGAAGGCATAATTACTGGAATATCATATGCTGAAAAGGGAATAAATGAAAAAGTATTAATCAAAAATTTTAATAAATTGACAAGACACAGCCAAGATTTGTATTATGACTATAATTTGGTTAATTATGCAATAGATAAATACAAGGAAGAAATGAAAAATCTAAAGTATGTAATAATAAGTTTGAGTTATTACTCATTTGAATATGATATGTCACTTTCAGCAATGAAGGGAAAGGTACAGGCTTATTATAAAGCTATTGGTAAAGAACATCATTTATTGGACATAGATAGATATTTAAGTGAGACTGAGAATAATGAATATATTGTTAAAGAAGTATTCCATTTAGATATTTATGGATATCCTAAAGTGAAATGGAACATAACTTCTTCTGATAAAAAAATTGATTTAGTTAATGAAGAATATGGAAAGAGGCAAGCTTTATTGGATTGTAATAAAAATTATTATGAAACAGTAAAAGAGAATACTGAGATTTTACAAAAATACTTACAATTATTAAAAGATAATAATATAAAACCGATAATAGTTGTTTGTCCAGTATCAAAATACTATTCAAAGTATTTTCTTCAATCTATGAAAGAAGAATTTTACTCAATAATTAACAAAGTAAAAGAACAATATAGTTTTCAATTTCTAGATTATTTTAATAATAAATTATTTGAGGATAGCGATTTTTATGATGTTTCACACTTAAATGAGATAGGAGCAGAAAAATTTACTCGTATATTAAATAAAGATATTATATGGGATACAGACTCTGTATAG
- a CDS encoding motility associated factor glycosyltransferase family protein produces the protein MSLEIDVSKDGYKILKVNIDDKKMYLGSKYNQKREIEKFLSNLDQITEKDNYVVFGLSFAEHIEELLKITYENSKILIIEFNKELKEYCKKDLKIRRILENPRVTLLEDNDDIKLFFAENINEVNVNQLQTLIYGKYLKVYKKELMKTYYLIRDELISVILVRNTGIVSGELRFDNFLRNLKYIAKSTMVNNLRGKYENKPAIIVSAGPSLSKNIDNLKNVKNALILSGGRTLTTLMEKNIMPNAIGVVDPADVSYRLVEKYIDKINCPLIYNDQIHPGILEKHNKNNFITRINTFLDDLWDEPPYILSCGGSIAHSLTVLAIYMGCSPIIFIGQDFAYTGERGHDISSGNRWREWGFDEYKRDDDIYVEDINGEPVRTSLLLNDYKKSMEQIIDACPEIEFINATEGGANIRGAKNEKLSEVLKKLDKYDVVDLNEYLEKEDKTKIIIEKLEESLKNFNKYIKLCEKADRLLKDYKQSYNIKNDKKLYESENALNKVDQEIRRNLEELYILNFALSRMIYEVESNNEFVINKNDSEKVMFKKNVERSAAIYAGIKNIVKECYNKIENTVKELKENGDGK, from the coding sequence ATGAGTTTAGAGATAGATGTGTCAAAAGATGGATATAAGATATTAAAAGTTAATATAGATGACAAAAAAATGTATTTGGGAAGCAAATACAATCAAAAGCGAGAAATTGAAAAGTTTTTGAGCAATTTAGATCAAATAACAGAAAAAGATAATTATGTAGTCTTTGGATTGTCTTTTGCTGAACACATTGAAGAATTACTAAAAATAACTTATGAAAATAGTAAAATTTTAATTATAGAGTTTAATAAAGAGTTGAAAGAATATTGCAAAAAAGATTTAAAAATTAGAAGAATATTAGAAAATCCAAGAGTTACATTGCTTGAAGATAATGATGATATTAAATTGTTTTTTGCTGAAAATATAAATGAAGTTAATGTTAATCAGCTACAAACACTAATTTATGGTAAGTATTTAAAAGTTTATAAAAAGGAATTAATGAAAACTTATTATCTTATAAGAGATGAACTGATCAGCGTTATTTTGGTAAGGAATACAGGAATTGTTTCGGGAGAGTTGAGATTTGATAATTTTTTAAGAAACTTAAAGTATATTGCTAAATCAACAATGGTAAATAATTTAAGGGGAAAATATGAGAATAAACCTGCTATAATAGTTTCAGCAGGACCATCTTTGAGTAAAAATATTGATAATTTAAAAAATGTAAAAAATGCTTTGATTTTAAGTGGTGGAAGAACTTTAACAACATTAATGGAAAAAAATATAATGCCAAATGCAATTGGTGTTGTTGACCCAGCTGATGTTTCATATAGACTCGTAGAAAAATATATTGATAAGATAAATTGTCCCCTTATTTATAACGATCAAATACATCCTGGAATTTTAGAAAAACACAATAAAAATAATTTTATTACTAGAATAAATACATTTTTAGATGATTTATGGGATGAACCTCCTTATATTTTAAGCTGCGGAGGTTCGATAGCACATAGTTTAACAGTTTTAGCTATATATATGGGATGTAGTCCGATTATTTTTATAGGTCAAGATTTTGCATATACTGGAGAACGAGGACATGATATATCATCGGGAAATAGATGGAGAGAATGGGGATTTGATGAGTACAAACGTGATGATGATATATATGTGGAAGATATAAATGGGGAACCTGTAAGGACTAGTTTATTATTAAATGATTATAAAAAATCAATGGAACAAATAATAGATGCATGCCCAGAAATTGAATTTATAAATGCTACTGAAGGTGGAGCTAATATTAGGGGAGCAAAAAATGAAAAATTATCGGAAGTTTTAAAAAAATTAGATAAATACGATGTTGTTGATTTGAATGAATATTTGGAAAAAGAAGATAAAACAAAAATTATAATTGAAAAATTAGAAGAGTCATTAAAGAATTTTAACAAATACATAAAGCTGTGTGAAAAAGCAGATAGATTATTAAAGGATTATAAACAAAGCTATAATATAAAAAATGATAAAAAGTTATATGAAAGTGAAAATGCATTAAACAAAGTTGATCAAGAAATTAGAAGAAATTTAGAAGAATTATATATCCTTAATTTTGCATTAAGCAGAATGATATATGAAGTGGAAAGTAATAACGAGTTTGTAATAAATAAAAATGATTCTGAAAAAGTTATGTTTAAAAAGAATGTTGAAAGATCAGCTGCAATTTATGCAGGAATAAAAAATATTGTAAAAGAATGTTATAATAAAATAGAAAATACAGTTAAAGAATTAAAGGAGAATGGTGATGGAAAATAA
- the pseB gene encoding UDP-N-acetylglucosamine 4,6-dehydratase (inverting), whose product MLNGKSILITGGTGSFGKKFTERILNEYDPKKIIIYSRDEFKQDVMRKNFSIKYPDKVHKLRFFIGDVRDKERLYRAFKDIDYVIHAAAMKQVPACEYNPFEAIKTNIHGAQNIVDAAIDCNVKKVVALSTDKAVNPINLYGGTKLVSDKLFISGNAYSAGHGTVFSVVRYGNVSGSRGSVIPFFEALIKEGKKVLPITDTRMTRFWITLDEGVDLVIKALKESRGGETYISKIPSFKITDLAFAMLNNADIEEIGIREGEKLDEVMVAKDDSRMTYEYEKHYIIYPHFDWWNSQNHMTPGGKLVEDGFEYNSGTNKEWLNVQKLREVLKKEGLYDYEKYK is encoded by the coding sequence ATGTTAAATGGTAAATCAATTTTAATAACAGGTGGTACAGGTTCTTTTGGTAAAAAGTTTACTGAAAGAATTCTAAATGAGTATGATCCGAAGAAAATTATAATATATTCAAGAGATGAATTTAAGCAGGATGTAATGAGGAAGAATTTTTCAATCAAGTATCCTGATAAAGTACATAAATTGAGATTTTTCATTGGAGATGTTAGGGATAAAGAAAGGCTTTATAGAGCTTTTAAAGATATAGATTATGTAATTCATGCAGCTGCAATGAAACAAGTCCCAGCATGTGAATATAATCCTTTTGAAGCTATAAAAACTAATATTCATGGAGCGCAAAATATTGTTGATGCAGCAATTGATTGTAATGTTAAAAAGGTTGTAGCGTTATCTACTGATAAAGCTGTTAATCCAATAAATTTATATGGAGGAACAAAGCTTGTTTCGGATAAATTATTTATTTCAGGCAACGCTTATTCAGCTGGACATGGAACAGTTTTTTCAGTTGTTAGATATGGAAATGTATCGGGAAGTCGAGGATCTGTAATTCCATTTTTTGAAGCACTAATAAAAGAAGGCAAGAAGGTATTACCGATAACTGATACAAGAATGACGAGATTTTGGATAACCTTAGATGAAGGCGTAGATTTGGTAATTAAAGCTCTTAAAGAATCAAGAGGAGGAGAAACTTATATTTCAAAGATACCTTCCTTTAAAATTACTGATTTAGCTTTTGCAATGTTAAATAATGCTGATATAGAGGAAATAGGAATAAGAGAAGGCGAAAAACTTGACGAAGTAATGGTTGCCAAAGATGATTCAAGAATGACTTATGAATATGAAAAACATTATATAATATATCCTCACTTCGACTGGTGGAATTCTCAAAATCATATGACTCCAGGTGGAAAATTAGTAGAAGATGGTTTTGAATATAATTCTGGAACTAATAAAGAATGGCTTAATGTGCAAAAATTAAGAGAAGTGCTTAAAAAAGAAGGCTTATATGATTATGAAAAATACAAATAA
- the fliS gene encoding flagellar export chaperone FliS, with translation MYPNAYNVYKSNSVNYASKEQLLLMLVEGAVKFAKIGRQAMVDKDIEKANSSLIRTQDIFTELMVSLDTTQGEWTKQMLSIYEFIKRQLVQANLKKDVKIMDEIIPLIEDVSNLWHDAYKEAKRQG, from the coding sequence ATGTATCCAAATGCTTATAATGTGTATAAAAGTAATAGTGTAAATTATGCATCTAAAGAACAATTATTATTAATGTTGGTTGAGGGTGCAGTTAAATTTGCAAAGATTGGAAGACAAGCTATGGTAGATAAGGATATCGAAAAAGCTAATTCTAGTTTAATTAGGACACAAGATATATTTACAGAGTTAATGGTTAGTTTAGATACTACTCAAGGAGAATGGACAAAACAAATGCTTAGCATATATGAGTTCATTAAGCGACAATTAGTACAAGCTAATTTGAAGAAAGACGTCAAAATAATGGATGAAATTATTCCTTTGATAGAAGATGTTAGTAATCTATGGCATGACGCATATAAAGAAGCTAAGAGACAGGGATAA
- the fliD gene encoding flagellar filament capping protein FliD — MNLLYITILQEDEIKKGVIKMTVRMTGITGLLDTDALVSASMQPYKTKYTTQQQKEQLLEWKQEAYRDIMKDANALYTKYLTSDGSSSLLMSSTYNASKFTSTQDGTVSVTGAAGAAIENYSVDVAQLAAKASTTLKATDISSSATLDLVFGGKSIDTINTSGKSQSQITSELNAALKAKGISATAKTSDFSGGIVIESSDMGSDISFTATLKDSGGTELNTATKTATGKNLYATIKKADGTTYTISDSQHKSNSNNVTLDGVTFNFKDTTGASTTPDASGNFTGGTSVKITGSKDVSGVKDKIKSFITDYNALLGKINTKLYEKYDKAYQPLTDDQKKDMSETQITKWETKAKTGLLHNDSYLDELAQSMKDAMSGITGDKMVSSSGLTLEKIGIKPVEDYSSQNGLYEIDDAALTTALENNMDAVQELFSKNTGTVSSSGLGKQLGDVMWNQVKKTDSTFDSLAGTENGKNALTNDLSKQITDMKKKIAEMKTDLDDRENTLYTKYAKMESALSKLQSQQSSLSSYFSSGS, encoded by the coding sequence GTGAATTTATTATATATTACAATATTACAAGAAGATGAAATAAAAAAAGGAGTGATAAAAATGACAGTTAGAATGACAGGAATTACAGGATTGTTAGATACTGATGCACTTGTTTCGGCATCTATGCAGCCTTATAAAACAAAATATACAACACAACAGCAAAAAGAACAGTTATTAGAATGGAAACAGGAAGCATACAGAGATATAATGAAAGATGCTAATGCGTTGTATACTAAATATTTAACATCTGATGGATCAAGTAGTTTATTAATGTCAAGTACGTATAATGCGTCAAAGTTTACGTCAACTCAAGACGGAACTGTTTCAGTTACTGGAGCAGCCGGGGCAGCTATTGAAAATTATAGTGTTGATGTAGCACAGTTAGCAGCAAAAGCTTCTACAACACTAAAAGCAACAGATATATCTTCATCAGCTACTTTGGATCTTGTTTTTGGAGGAAAATCAATAGATACTATTAACACATCTGGAAAGAGTCAATCACAAATAACATCAGAATTGAATGCTGCACTAAAAGCAAAAGGAATAAGTGCAACAGCAAAAACTAGTGATTTTTCTGGTGGGATAGTAATAGAATCATCTGATATGGGAAGTGATATAAGTTTTACAGCTACATTAAAAGATAGCGGTGGAACAGAATTAAATACAGCTACAAAGACTGCTACTGGTAAAAATCTTTATGCAACTATTAAAAAAGCTGATGGAACTACATATACAATATCAGATTCTCAACATAAGAGTAATAGTAATAATGTAACTCTTGATGGAGTAACTTTTAATTTTAAAGATACAACAGGAGCAAGTACAACACCAGATGCAAGCGGTAATTTTACTGGAGGAACTTCGGTTAAAATTACAGGTTCAAAGGATGTAAGTGGGGTGAAAGATAAAATAAAATCTTTTATAACTGACTACAATGCTCTTTTAGGAAAGATTAATACAAAATTATATGAGAAATATGATAAAGCTTATCAGCCGCTAACTGATGATCAAAAAAAAGATATGTCAGAAACTCAAATTACAAAATGGGAAACTAAGGCAAAAACGGGATTGCTGCATAATGATAGTTATTTAGACGAATTAGCACAAAGTATGAAAGATGCAATGTCAGGGATAACAGGAGATAAAATGGTGTCATCTTCTGGATTAACATTAGAAAAGATCGGTATAAAGCCAGTTGAAGATTATTCATCACAGAATGGATTGTATGAAATTGATGATGCTGCTCTTACAACAGCACTTGAAAATAATATGGATGCAGTACAAGAACTTTTTTCAAAAAATACAGGAACTGTATCTTCTTCAGGGTTAGGTAAGCAGCTAGGAGATGTAATGTGGAATCAAGTTAAAAAGACGGATTCTACATTTGATAGTTTAGCTGGAACTGAAAATGGAAAAAATGCATTGACAAACGATTTAAGCAAGCAAATAACTGATATGAAAAAGAAAATAGCAGAGATGAAAACTGACTTAGATGATAGAGAAAATACACTTTATACTAAATATGCAAAAATGGAAAGTGCCTTGAGTAAATTGCAATCTCAACAATCGTCATTGTCTAGTTATTTTTCTAGTGGAAGCTAA
- a CDS encoding flagellar protein FlaG, with amino-acid sequence MDVNGIRNAINVNNAYNNTGDDNVAADNIKTSDVKQTDKTDINDQNKNPIDKKELDKAMNYLNKFLEPEKTHAEYSIHKDLGTMIIKIVDDKTKETVLEAPPKKILDMIASLLREDGLLDKKV; translated from the coding sequence ATGGATGTTAATGGAATTAGAAATGCTATAAATGTCAATAATGCTTATAATAATACTGGTGATGATAATGTTGCTGCTGACAATATTAAAACTTCAGATGTTAAGCAAACAGATAAAACAGATATTAATGATCAAAATAAAAATCCAATTGATAAAAAAGAATTAGATAAGGCTATGAATTATTTAAATAAGTTTTTAGAACCAGAAAAAACTCATGCAGAATATTCTATTCATAAAGATTTAGGTACTATGATAATTAAAATAGTTGATGATAAGACAAAAGAAACTGTTTTAGAAGCGCCGCCTAAAAAGATATTAGATATGATTGCAAGTCTATTAAGGGAAGATGGATTGTTAGATAAAAAAGTATAA
- a CDS encoding flagellin: MIINHNLSAMNAHRQMGINTGAASKSIEKLSSGQKINRAGDDAAGLAISEKMRSQIRGLDQGSTNAQDGVSLVQTAEGAMTETHAMLQRLKTLATQASNGTLQSADRKQIQTEVAQLKSEISRIASTTNFNGINLTGSAAGKVTFQVGGEKGNDISVQLSSAKANNLGTKNATGTGFAQMSYSNGVGTTTVNAEASLSNISLSSQGGAVAALKVIDDAINQVSTMRANLGAVQNRLEHTITATDNTSENLQAAESRIRDTDMAKEMMNYTKNNILTQAAQSMLAQANQQPNKVLNLLQG; encoded by the coding sequence ATGATAATTAATCACAATCTTAGTGCTATGAATGCACACAGACAAATGGGAATCAACACAGGAGCTGCTTCAAAATCTATTGAAAAATTAAGCTCAGGTCAAAAAATCAACAGAGCTGGAGACGATGCTGCAGGATTAGCAATCTCTGAAAAAATGAGATCTCAAATCAGAGGATTAGATCAAGGTTCAACTAATGCTCAAGATGGTGTATCTTTAGTACAAACTGCTGAAGGTGCAATGACTGAAACTCATGCAATGTTACAAAGACTTAAAACATTAGCTACTCAAGCTTCTAATGGAACTTTACAATCAGCTGATAGAAAGCAAATTCAAACAGAAGTTGCTCAATTAAAATCAGAAATCTCAAGAATAGCTTCTACAACTAACTTCAATGGAATCAACTTAACTGGTTCTGCAGCTGGAAAAGTTACATTCCAAGTTGGTGGAGAAAAAGGTAATGATATATCAGTACAATTAAGTTCTGCTAAAGCAAACAACCTTGGAACTAAGAATGCTACTGGTACTGGTTTCGCTCAAATGAGTTATAGTAATGGGGTAGGTACAACTACAGTTAATGCTGAAGCAAGCTTAAGTAATATTTCTCTTTCAAGCCAAGGTGGAGCAGTTGCTGCATTAAAGGTTATTGATGATGCTATTAACCAAGTATCAACAATGAGAGCTAACTTAGGAGCTGTTCAAAACAGATTAGAACATACTATTACTGCTACTGATAATACATCAGAAAACTTACAAGCAGCAGAATCAAGAATAAGAGATACAGATATGGCTAAGGAAATGATGAATTACACTAAGAACAATATCTTAACTCAAGCTGCACAATCAATGTTAGCTCAAGCTAACCAACAACCAAACAAAGTTCTTAACTTATTACAAGGCTAA
- a CDS encoding ATP-grasp domain-containing protein, producing the protein MIMKNTNNQCTMDNGQRIIKDNKPSLLLTSIGKRVQLIKHLSKSFKVIGVDASEINPAKAFVHKFYKIPKASEKNYIETLMEICKKEKVKVLIPLYEGEFEILHNERSQFYSIGTIVLLSNKEILNICKDKEETYEYFVNSVINIPKVYSKTELGDILTYGDIDKFPLIVKPKCGMGSDNVFKINNFKELKFFEEYVKDGMIQEFISGDEYTVDTLVDLSGNPIYIVPRKRIEVRSGEVVKSATEKNKSIIDETLKVIEYLNKLRDKNGLALCGPLTIQFFKTLEEKVYLLEINPRFGGGVPLSFEAGADYGRQILSILDGGQVKYTKEFKEITMLRYEEAVYI; encoded by the coding sequence ATGATTATGAAAAATACAAATAATCAATGTACGATGGACAATGGACAAAGGATAATTAAGGATAATAAACCAAGTTTATTGCTAACTTCTATAGGAAAAAGAGTGCAGCTTATCAAACATTTAAGTAAAAGTTTTAAGGTGATTGGTGTAGATGCAAGTGAAATTAATCCGGCTAAAGCTTTTGTACATAAATTTTATAAAATTCCAAAAGCAAGTGAAAAAAATTACATTGAGACGTTAATGGAAATTTGTAAAAAAGAAAAAGTTAAAGTATTGATTCCTTTATATGAAGGAGAATTTGAAATATTACATAATGAAAGAAGTCAATTTTATAGTATAGGAACGATTGTATTATTAAGTAATAAAGAAATATTAAATATATGTAAAGATAAAGAAGAAACTTATGAGTATTTTGTTAATTCAGTAATTAATATACCTAAGGTTTATTCAAAAACTGAACTTGGAGACATTTTAACTTATGGTGATATTGATAAATTTCCATTAATAGTAAAACCTAAATGTGGAATGGGTAGCGATAATGTCTTTAAAATTAATAATTTTAAAGAATTGAAATTCTTTGAAGAATATGTAAAGGATGGAATGATACAAGAATTTATTTCAGGAGATGAATATACAGTTGATACCTTAGTAGATTTAAGTGGAAATCCAATATATATAGTGCCAAGAAAAAGAATTGAAGTTAGATCAGGAGAAGTAGTAAAAAGTGCTACTGAAAAAAATAAAAGTATAATAGATGAAACATTGAAAGTAATAGAATATTTAAATAAGTTAAGGGATAAAAATGGACTAGCTTTATGTGGACCATTAACGATACAATTCTTTAAAACACTGGAAGAAAAAGTTTACTTATTAGAGATTAATCCAAGGTTTGGAGGAGGAGTTCCTTTATCATTTGAAGCTGGAGCAGATTATGGACGACAAATTTTAAGCATCCTGGATGGAGGACAAGTGAAATATACAAAAGAATTTAAAGAAATTACTATGCTTCGTTACGAAGAAGCGGTTTATATATAA
- the csrA gene encoding carbon storage regulator CsrA codes for MLIITRKKGESLMIGDDIEITISKIEDGSVKIGVNAPKNVSILRKELYDQVKDENKEAIKIDIGLLKNIAKK; via the coding sequence ATGCTAATTATAACGAGAAAAAAAGGTGAATCACTCATGATTGGTGATGACATAGAAATTACTATCAGCAAAATTGAAGATGGAAGTGTAAAAATAGGAGTGAATGCCCCTAAGAATGTATCTATATTAAGAAAAGAACTTTATGATCAGGTTAAAGATGAAAATAAAGAAGCAATTAAAATTGATATTGGTTTATTGAAGAACATAGCAAAGAAATAA
- a CDS encoding flagellar protein FliT, producing the protein MNLYECLENYKKITLELIEKIKQDNDEFEELIEKRSEVLENIKNLNFSSEEFKKIVNDFDLLILDEELVRLMKVEQVKIKSKMDVIKRGRQAAKNYNRAFEFQNFFTARSK; encoded by the coding sequence ATGAATTTGTATGAATGTTTAGAGAATTATAAAAAAATCACTTTAGAATTAATAGAAAAAATTAAGCAGGATAATGATGAATTTGAAGAGCTTATCGAGAAAAGAAGCGAAGTATTGGAGAATATTAAAAATTTGAATTTTTCCTCAGAAGAATTTAAAAAAATAGTTAATGATTTTGATTTATTAATACTAGATGAAGAACTTGTAAGGTTAATGAAAGTAGAACAGGTAAAAATAAAAAGTAAAATGGATGTTATTAAAAGAGGCCGTCAAGCTGCCAAGAATTATAATAGAGCTTTTGAATTTCAGAATTTTTTTACTGCTAGAAGTAAATAA